One Prevotella intermedia ATCC 25611 = DSM 20706 DNA window includes the following coding sequences:
- a CDS encoding trypsin-like peptidase domain-containing protein, which produces MKKIEKLFVGAACVLALTFSAGAFIKVYAAKAPVSAPGQPVDLTYAAEKALPAVVHIKNAQNSKTKTIEVPDDPFGGFFDFFGFGSPGGGSRQQQIQTPKRSVTGSGVIISSDGYIVTNNHVVDGADELTVTLNDNREYSARVVGTDKSTDLALIKVSANNLPTLPIGNSDNLKVGEWVIAVGNPYNLNNTVTAGIVSAKARGLGATQGVESFIQTDAAINQGNSGGALVNVQGELVGINAMLYSQTGSYSGYGFAIPTVIMNKVVEDIKKYGSVQRVMLGIQGGDVLNYINAQKEEGKSVDLGTNEGVFVDKVSEDGNGAEIGLRSKDVITKFDGKKVTKMSELQQLLNVKRPGDKATITFMRDKKEITKNVVLKNAQGTTKPIAQADIDVLGGQFRPVTEAMQKQLSIKYGLEVIKVNGGALREAGINRGFIIQKVNDQTVNSIDALQKIVKSASTSSEPVLYIQGIYPTGKKAYFAVPLSE; this is translated from the coding sequence ATGAAAAAGATTGAAAAACTTTTCGTTGGTGCAGCTTGCGTGCTTGCACTGACATTCTCAGCAGGAGCTTTCATCAAGGTATATGCTGCCAAAGCACCGGTAAGCGCACCGGGACAACCAGTAGACCTTACTTATGCAGCCGAAAAGGCACTACCAGCAGTAGTACACATTAAAAACGCACAGAACTCTAAAACAAAAACAATAGAAGTACCCGACGACCCATTTGGCGGATTCTTCGACTTCTTTGGCTTTGGCAGTCCGGGCGGTGGCTCACGCCAACAGCAAATACAGACACCGAAACGAAGCGTTACAGGCAGTGGCGTCATCATATCTTCAGACGGCTATATCGTTACAAACAACCACGTTGTAGATGGTGCCGACGAACTCACGGTTACCCTGAACGACAACCGCGAATATTCGGCTCGCGTGGTGGGAACCGACAAAAGCACCGACCTTGCTTTGATTAAGGTAAGCGCAAACAACCTCCCTACCCTCCCGATTGGCAATTCCGACAATCTGAAAGTGGGCGAATGGGTAATTGCAGTGGGCAATCCTTACAACTTGAACAACACAGTTACAGCAGGTATCGTAAGTGCAAAGGCTCGCGGATTGGGCGCAACACAAGGCGTAGAGAGCTTCATTCAGACCGATGCTGCTATTAATCAAGGCAACTCTGGTGGTGCGCTCGTAAACGTTCAAGGCGAATTGGTGGGCATCAATGCCATGCTTTACTCGCAGACAGGTTCTTACAGCGGTTATGGTTTTGCCATTCCAACCGTCATTATGAACAAAGTTGTAGAAGACATTAAGAAGTACGGAAGCGTTCAGCGCGTAATGTTAGGCATTCAAGGTGGCGATGTTCTCAACTATATCAATGCACAGAAGGAAGAAGGAAAGAGCGTAGACCTCGGCACAAACGAAGGTGTCTTTGTCGATAAGGTCAGCGAAGACGGAAACGGAGCAGAGATTGGATTGCGCAGCAAAGACGTTATTACAAAGTTCGACGGCAAGAAAGTAACCAAGATGTCTGAACTTCAGCAACTTCTGAACGTAAAACGCCCTGGCGACAAGGCTACCATCACGTTTATGCGCGACAAGAAGGAAATAACAAAAAATGTTGTTCTAAAGAATGCTCAAGGCACGACAAAGCCTATTGCACAAGCCGACATCGACGTTCTTGGTGGACAATTCCGTCCTGTAACCGAAGCGATGCAAAAGCAGCTGAGCATAAAGTATGGTCTTGAAGTAATAAAAGTAAATGGCGGTGCATTGCGCGAAGCAGGCATCAACCGTGGTTTCATCATTCAGAAAGTGAACGACCAGACTGTTAATTCTATCGATGCATTGCAGAAGATAGTTAAGTCAGCCTCTACCAGCAGCGAGCCTGTACTCTACATTCAGGGCATTTATCCTACTGGAAAGAAAGCTTACTTCGCAGTTCCGTTGTCAGAATAA
- a CDS encoding LemA family protein — protein sequence MKNKALLIVIAIVVVLGLWAYSGYNGMVDKQEAATTALSNVEAQYQRRADMMPQLVKIVKAYAKHEKETFDAVTKARNAATQIHLDADNLTPEKMKQFEVAQNQLAQAFSRLIAVAEAYPELKASENFKALQIQEEGTENRINEARKKYNESVQEYNQTVRHFPNSLLAGIFGFDKMTKFAAAEGAEKAPDLDI from the coding sequence ATGAAGAACAAAGCACTTTTAATCGTAATAGCGATTGTGGTTGTCTTAGGCTTATGGGCTTATTCTGGCTACAATGGTATGGTAGACAAGCAAGAAGCAGCAACCACTGCCTTGAGCAATGTGGAGGCACAATATCAGCGCAGAGCCGATATGATGCCACAGTTGGTAAAGATTGTGAAGGCATACGCCAAACACGAAAAAGAAACCTTCGATGCTGTAACAAAGGCACGCAATGCTGCAACACAGATTCACCTCGATGCTGACAACCTGACACCCGAGAAAATGAAACAGTTTGAAGTAGCGCAAAACCAACTTGCGCAGGCTTTCTCACGTTTGATAGCGGTTGCTGAAGCCTACCCAGAACTGAAAGCAAGCGAGAATTTCAAGGCTTTGCAAATTCAGGAAGAGGGCACAGAGAACCGCATTAATGAAGCACGCAAGAAGTATAACGAAAGCGTACAGGAATACAACCAAACCGTTCGCCACTTCCCCAACTCACTGTTGGCAGGTATTTTCGGTTTCGACAAGATGACTAAGTTTGCTGCTGCCGAAGGCGCAGAGAAAGCACCAGACTTGGACATTTAA
- a CDS encoding TPM domain-containing protein, producing MNKAIFALCAFLFSIFTLQATAKDWNADNIPMVHLQDARRYVCDPENIMSAAMRDSTDAYIGRLEKEAGIQAVFVIVAHVENGDPFRVAQDIGNKYGVGNKKTDRGLVIVVAVDDRKYFIAPGDGLEGDLTDVECDDIARSCIVKNMRKGNPDMAMLSTAKAIYNKFKTGETGIESPKEGADDAIAAAIILSVVFFWIIWSIRNRGNNGRGGGRRGGSSTNSIFWGNPGHMNDRHFGGGFGGGSFGGGSFGGGGSGGGW from the coding sequence ATGAACAAAGCGATATTTGCATTATGCGCATTCCTTTTTTCTATCTTTACGCTGCAGGCAACAGCGAAGGATTGGAATGCCGACAACATACCAATGGTACACCTTCAGGACGCAAGACGATATGTTTGCGACCCCGAAAACATTATGTCCGCTGCTATGCGCGACTCCACCGACGCCTATATAGGCAGGTTGGAAAAGGAAGCTGGCATACAAGCGGTGTTTGTTATAGTGGCACACGTGGAGAACGGCGACCCTTTCCGTGTAGCGCAGGACATCGGAAATAAGTATGGCGTGGGCAATAAAAAGACCGACCGAGGATTGGTTATCGTGGTTGCCGTAGACGACAGGAAATATTTTATCGCACCCGGCGATGGCTTGGAAGGCGACCTGACCGATGTGGAATGCGACGATATTGCACGCAGCTGCATCGTAAAAAATATGCGAAAGGGCAATCCCGATATGGCTATGCTATCCACGGCAAAGGCTATTTATAACAAATTCAAGACGGGGGAAACAGGTATTGAAAGCCCCAAGGAGGGAGCAGACGATGCCATTGCAGCTGCCATCATTCTGTCTGTTGTCTTCTTTTGGATAATCTGGTCGATAAGAAACCGTGGAAACAATGGTCGTGGTGGTGGCAGACGAGGTGGCAGTAGCACTAACTCTATATTCTGGGGCAACCCCGGACACATGAACGACAGACACTTCGGAGGTGGCTTCGGTGGCGGAAGTTTTGGCGGAGGCAGCTTCGGTGGCGGTGGTTCTGGCGGTGGTTGGTAA
- the mfd gene encoding transcription-repair coupling factor — translation MNIQDIQKLYGVLPQGDALMKTMEEKSVRTVFLQGLLASATPMFFASIVKRWQKTMLFVLNDNDEAGYFYNDLKTIAMPENGQEQTAEVLFLPSSYRRAVKYGQRDAGNEILRTEVLSRLSVINEAKATASLPLCIVTEPSALAELVVAKHKLDEHTLSVSVGQTMDLTETEKTLRSYGFQQVDYVYEPGQFAVRGSILDVYSFSSELPYRIDFFGNDVDTIRTFEVETQLSKDKKEKVEIVPELATLSEEKIPFLQFLPKDSVLVMKDLLYIHDTIERIYNDGFTAQALTEQLEGKTETEQNELRKQLQANLQLTTAQQFTDDALNFKRIEFGANRAKNEESKAIIRFNISPQPLFHKNFELLTQSLKDYLLQGYKLYILADSEKQTTRLRDIFDSKGADSEAETTSVADNIPFMPVNRTIHEGFIDNDLKVCFFTDHQIFDRFHKYSLKSDKARQGKMALTMKELQEMEPGDFLVHVDFGIGKFAGLVRVPAGESYQEMIRLVYQHNDIVDVSIHSLYKISKYRRADSGDAAPRLSVLGSGAWDRLKEKAKKRIKDIARDLIKLYAKRRHEKGFSFSPDSFMQHELEASFLYEDTPDQLKATQDLKHDMESSRPMDRLVCGDVGFGKTEVAVRAAFKAATDGKQVAVLVPTTVLAFQHYQTFSKRLKDMPVTVDYLSRARTAKQTKQVLADLAEGKIDILVGTHKLIGKSVKWKDIGLLIIDEEQKFGVSTKEKLRQLKNNIDTLTMSATPIPRTLQFSLMGARDMSIMRTPPPNRYPIQTEIASFSSEVIADAINFEMSRNGQVFFVNDRIANLPELASLIKKYVPDCRIAIGHGQMKPEELEETIIGFMNHDYDVLLSTTIVENGIDISNANTIIINDAHKFGLSDLHQMRGRVGRSNKKAFCYLLAPPLAALNPDARRRLEALETFSDLGSGFSLAMQDLDIRGAGNLLGAEQSGFMEDLGYETYQKILNQAVTELKNDEFQDLYTEEMAEGKELTGDDFIDDCAVESDLEMYFPDTYVPGSSERMLLYRELDNIENDADLDAYRKRLEDRFGPVPRQGIELMQVVALRRVGKRLGCEKLILKQSTLQMQFISNPDSAYYKSRAFGKCIDYIGNNPRRCNIKERNGKRSMVVTGVKSVGDAVFVLREIDKG, via the coding sequence ATGAATATACAAGACATACAGAAACTATATGGAGTGTTGCCACAGGGCGATGCTTTGATGAAAACAATGGAAGAAAAGTCGGTTCGCACGGTTTTTCTTCAAGGATTATTGGCTTCCGCCACACCAATGTTCTTTGCCTCGATAGTGAAACGATGGCAGAAAACAATGCTTTTCGTACTGAACGACAACGACGAAGCGGGCTATTTCTATAACGATTTGAAAACAATTGCCATGCCCGAAAATGGGCAGGAGCAGACTGCTGAGGTGTTGTTTTTACCCTCTTCGTATCGCAGGGCGGTGAAATATGGTCAGCGCGATGCAGGAAACGAGATACTGCGTACGGAGGTTCTGTCGCGTTTGTCGGTCATCAACGAGGCAAAAGCTACCGCATCGTTGCCTCTTTGCATTGTTACCGAGCCTTCGGCGTTGGCAGAATTGGTGGTTGCCAAGCACAAGTTGGACGAGCATACCTTGTCTGTGAGTGTCGGACAGACGATGGATTTAACCGAAACAGAGAAGACTTTGCGCTCGTATGGCTTCCAACAAGTAGACTATGTGTACGAGCCGGGGCAGTTTGCCGTGCGTGGCAGCATTCTCGATGTCTATTCCTTTTCGAGCGAACTGCCTTATCGTATCGACTTTTTCGGCAACGATGTAGATACGATTCGTACTTTTGAGGTGGAAACGCAGCTATCGAAAGACAAGAAAGAAAAGGTGGAGATTGTGCCGGAATTGGCTACATTGAGCGAAGAGAAAATACCTTTCTTGCAGTTTCTGCCGAAAGATTCTGTTCTCGTAATGAAGGATTTGCTGTATATTCACGATACTATCGAACGCATTTATAACGATGGTTTCACTGCACAAGCACTGACCGAGCAGCTCGAAGGCAAAACGGAAACAGAGCAAAACGAGTTGAGAAAGCAGCTACAAGCTAATCTTCAACTCACAACGGCGCAACAATTTACCGACGATGCCTTGAACTTCAAGCGCATAGAGTTTGGTGCGAACCGTGCAAAGAACGAGGAAAGCAAGGCGATTATACGTTTTAATATTTCGCCACAACCACTCTTTCATAAGAACTTTGAGTTGCTTACGCAGTCATTGAAAGACTATCTGCTGCAAGGATACAAACTCTATATTCTTGCCGACAGCGAGAAACAAACAACGCGTTTGCGCGATATATTCGACAGTAAGGGGGCAGACAGCGAAGCCGAAACGACCTCTGTGGCAGACAATATCCCCTTTATGCCCGTGAACAGAACCATTCACGAGGGCTTCATCGACAACGATTTGAAAGTTTGTTTCTTCACCGACCACCAGATTTTCGACCGCTTCCACAAGTACAGCCTAAAGTCTGACAAGGCTCGACAGGGCAAGATGGCACTTACAATGAAAGAGTTGCAAGAGATGGAACCAGGCGATTTCCTTGTCCACGTAGACTTTGGCATTGGTAAGTTTGCTGGTTTGGTGCGTGTTCCGGCAGGCGAATCCTATCAGGAAATGATACGCTTGGTGTATCAGCACAACGATATTGTGGACGTTTCTATACATTCGCTCTACAAAATAAGCAAGTATCGCCGTGCCGATAGTGGCGATGCTGCACCACGTCTTTCTGTTCTTGGCTCGGGAGCGTGGGACAGACTCAAGGAAAAGGCGAAGAAACGCATCAAGGATATTGCTCGCGACTTGATAAAGCTCTATGCGAAACGACGCCACGAAAAGGGCTTTTCCTTCTCGCCCGACTCGTTTATGCAGCACGAATTGGAGGCTTCGTTCCTCTACGAAGATACGCCCGACCAGCTGAAAGCGACGCAAGACCTGAAACACGATATGGAAAGCAGTCGCCCAATGGATAGGTTGGTGTGCGGCGACGTTGGCTTTGGCAAGACCGAAGTAGCGGTGCGGGCAGCTTTCAAGGCAGCTACCGACGGAAAACAGGTGGCTGTGCTCGTTCCAACTACGGTGCTTGCATTCCAGCATTACCAAACTTTCAGTAAGCGACTGAAGGATATGCCCGTTACGGTAGACTACCTTTCGCGAGCAAGAACAGCCAAACAAACCAAGCAAGTATTGGCAGACTTGGCCGAAGGAAAGATTGATATTCTCGTGGGAACGCATAAACTGATAGGCAAGAGCGTGAAATGGAAGGATATTGGCTTGCTGATTATCGACGAAGAACAGAAGTTTGGCGTATCGACTAAGGAGAAACTGCGCCAACTGAAAAACAATATCGACACGCTAACGATGTCGGCAACGCCCATACCCCGCACTTTGCAGTTCTCGTTGATGGGCGCAAGGGATATGAGCATTATGCGAACGCCACCGCCCAACCGCTATCCAATTCAGACGGAAATAGCTTCTTTCTCGTCAGAAGTAATCGCCGATGCGATAAACTTTGAGATGAGCCGCAACGGACAAGTATTTTTCGTGAACGACCGTATAGCAAACTTACCCGAATTGGCAAGTCTTATCAAGAAATACGTACCCGATTGCCGTATAGCGATTGGACACGGACAAATGAAACCCGAAGAGTTGGAAGAAACCATCATTGGTTTTATGAACCACGACTACGATGTGCTGCTTTCAACAACCATCGTTGAAAACGGTATAGACATTTCCAACGCCAACACCATTATAATAAACGATGCGCATAAGTTCGGACTTTCCGACCTTCACCAAATGCGTGGGCGTGTAGGACGTTCCAACAAGAAAGCTTTCTGCTACTTGCTTGCACCGCCATTGGCAGCCCTGAATCCCGATGCACGCCGTCGTTTGGAGGCTTTGGAAACATTCTCCGATCTCGGCAGTGGCTTCAGTTTGGCAATGCAAGACCTCGATATTCGTGGCGCAGGCAATCTTCTTGGGGCTGAACAAAGTGGGTTTATGGAAGATTTAGGCTACGAAACCTATCAGAAGATATTGAACCAAGCAGTTACCGAACTCAAGAACGACGAGTTCCAAGACCTTTATACGGAGGAAATGGCAGAGGGAAAAGAACTTACGGGCGATGATTTCATTGACGATTGTGCGGTGGAAAGCGACCTCGAAATGTATTTCCCCGACACGTATGTGCCTGGAAGTTCGGAGCGAATGTTGCTCTATCGCGAACTCGATAACATTGAAAACGATGCCGACCTCGATGCTTACCGCAAACGATTGGAAGACCGTTTCGGTCCTGTTCCACGTCAGGGAATCGAGCTGATGCAGGTAGTTGCACTCCGCCGAGTGGGCAAACGCCTTGGCTGCGAGAAGCTGATACTGAAGCAAAGCACCCTCCAGATGCAGTTTATATCAAATCCCGACAGTGCCTATTATAAGAGTCGGGCATTCGGAAAGTGCATCGACTACATCGGAAACAATCCCCGCCGTTGCAACATCAAGGAGCGAAATGGCAAGCGTTCAATGGTAGTTACAGGCGTAAAGTCGGTTGGCGACGCCGTTTTCGTGCTGCGTGAGATTGATAAAGGGTAA
- a CDS encoding AAA family ATPase, translating to MKKLEFKINQLGAIRNSSIKIKPLMVLSGESGLGKSYAAFLVHYIYYLLSNTNNRLKDFFVFYKKYDFESIFANATSGDTILTISKKDVFDWINKDAITYIGYLIGNKDFHGDIEISFPCDYKDFEFTYIQELGGLEGEEEIIYKLSLRNFSYMMLSKEFEKTESPFIALLKAELKELLFGNFRDMSSTYLLPPSRGALMDINERPVFLSGMYNEFFDFKRVLNEANPRPEEPNNDIIECSSIVNEGKLKGEEGRIIYSTHGADMPLTAAASSIKELAPLTLFLNKYSTKGVSFLFEEPEAHLHPNRQIKVADMISCIVNEGGHMQITTHSDFLIKRLNNLINLFLLKDKMEEYSFKELLSKWNIKETYLLDPANVGAYLLKRNEDGTSQIVEQDIIADEEIPFESFYTAIEDDIALTRDIKTYKEQ from the coding sequence ATGAAAAAATTAGAATTTAAAATAAACCAACTTGGTGCAATAAGAAACTCTTCTATAAAGATAAAGCCCTTAATGGTGTTATCTGGTGAATCAGGATTGGGCAAGAGTTATGCTGCTTTTTTGGTTCATTACATTTATTATTTGCTCTCAAATACAAATAACCGCCTAAAAGATTTCTTTGTATTTTATAAAAAATATGACTTTGAATCTATCTTTGCCAACGCAACATCTGGCGATACGATTCTTACAATTTCAAAGAAAGATGTTTTTGATTGGATTAACAAAGATGCTATAACCTATATAGGATACCTCATTGGAAATAAAGACTTTCATGGTGATATCGAAATCTCATTCCCATGCGATTATAAAGACTTTGAATTTACTTATATACAAGAATTAGGAGGATTAGAAGGAGAAGAGGAAATAATTTATAAACTTAGCTTAAGAAATTTTAGCTACATGATGCTTTCAAAAGAGTTCGAGAAAACAGAGTCTCCTTTTATAGCATTACTTAAAGCTGAATTAAAAGAACTACTGTTTGGAAACTTCCGTGATATGTCTTCAACCTATTTATTACCTCCTTCAAGAGGGGCATTAATGGACATAAATGAACGCCCAGTATTCCTTTCTGGTATGTATAATGAGTTTTTTGATTTTAAAAGAGTACTAAATGAAGCTAATCCACGACCAGAAGAGCCAAATAATGATATTATAGAATGTAGCTCAATAGTAAACGAAGGAAAATTAAAAGGTGAAGAAGGCAGAATTATATACTCTACTCATGGAGCAGATATGCCTTTAACCGCAGCAGCATCTTCTATCAAAGAGCTTGCTCCTTTAACACTATTCTTAAACAAATATTCCACTAAGGGAGTTTCTTTTTTATTTGAAGAACCTGAAGCACATCTGCACCCTAATAGACAAATTAAAGTTGCAGATATGATTTCTTGTATCGTCAATGAAGGGGGGCACATGCAAATAACTACTCACAGCGATTTTCTCATCAAACGTTTAAATAACCTTATCAATCTTTTCCTATTAAAAGATAAGATGGAAGAATATTCATTTAAGGAGTTGTTATCTAAATGGAATATAAAAGAAACATATCTATTGGATCCTGCAAATGTTGGCGCATACTTGCTAAAACGGAATGAAGACGGAACATCTCAAATTGTAGAACAAGACATTATAGCTGATGAAGAAATTCCATTTGAATCATTCTACACCGCCATTGAAGATGATATTGCATTAACCAGAGATATTAAGACATATAAAGAGCAATAA
- a CDS encoding leucine-rich repeat domain-containing protein, whose product MKKNFLLALACLLLASVQMNVKAQVKPYDFTDGKLFYKITSKEAKEVYVVSEKPRGVYTVKLKGALTIPESATHEGTAYAVTGIGKQAFYMCEGLTAVTLPSTLKAISDKSFLGCHGLTSIKIPSLVEKIGKWAFMSCAQLERIDVEESNKKYCSKDGVLFNKDVSIVIQCPSGKKGDCNIPESVTKISAQAFYGCVGLTAMRIPHNVVYIGNDAFYGCVKLRTIKCELKEPLTGIAMGTEVFEQVSTGDIGGSCKLYVPVGSKKAYEEADQWKKFVPNIVEDETLGIGVVSSSDISVRSESGKILIATKGNAANIHIYNVAGTLVYSCIVPAATNVSLPVQSGVYVVKAGNKQVKVGVK is encoded by the coding sequence ATGAAAAAGAATTTCTTATTAGCACTTGCTTGTTTGTTATTGGCAAGCGTACAAATGAATGTGAAAGCACAAGTTAAACCGTATGACTTTACCGATGGAAAGCTTTTCTACAAAATAACCAGTAAGGAAGCCAAGGAGGTTTATGTGGTATCGGAAAAGCCGAGAGGAGTATATACTGTAAAGCTAAAAGGCGCGCTTACGATACCCGAATCAGCCACTCACGAGGGAACTGCGTATGCCGTTACGGGAATTGGGAAGCAGGCTTTTTATATGTGCGAGGGTCTGACAGCCGTAACTTTGCCAAGTACACTGAAAGCTATTAGCGACAAATCCTTTTTGGGTTGCCACGGTTTGACGTCTATTAAAATCCCCAGTCTTGTTGAGAAAATCGGGAAATGGGCTTTTATGTCTTGTGCCCAGTTGGAACGAATAGACGTGGAAGAGAGCAATAAGAAGTATTGTAGCAAGGACGGTGTGTTGTTTAACAAAGATGTGTCGATAGTGATACAATGTCCCAGTGGGAAGAAGGGCGATTGCAATATCCCCGAAAGCGTAACGAAAATATCAGCACAAGCCTTTTATGGGTGCGTTGGATTGACAGCAATGAGAATACCTCACAATGTTGTATACATTGGAAACGATGCTTTTTACGGTTGTGTGAAGTTGAGAACTATCAAATGCGAACTGAAGGAACCTCTGACGGGCATAGCAATGGGAACAGAAGTTTTCGAGCAAGTCAGCACGGGCGACATCGGTGGTTCTTGCAAGTTGTATGTTCCTGTCGGCAGCAAAAAAGCGTATGAAGAAGCTGACCAATGGAAGAAATTCGTTCCCAACATCGTGGAAGACGAAACGTTAGGAATCGGTGTTGTTTCAAGTTCGGACATCTCTGTCAGAAGCGAAAGCGGTAAAATACTCATAGCAACAAAAGGCAATGCTGCCAACATACATATATATAATGTGGCAGGAACGCTCGTTTACAGTTGCATTGTACCAGCTGCAACCAATGTTTCGTTGCCTGTGCAGAGCGGCGTATATGTAGTTAAAGCAGGCAATAAACAAGTAAAAGTAGGCGTGAAATAA
- a CDS encoding dipeptidase, translating into MIKKYVEENEARMLEELFSLIRIPSVSAQPDHKEDMVRCAERWKELLLEAGVDKAEVMPSKGNPMVYAERIVDPNAKTVLVYGHYDVMPAEPFELWKTEPFEPVVKDGHIWARGADDDKGQSFIQAKAFEYINKHDLLKHNMKFIFEGEEEIGSSSLGPFIEEHKELLKCDVILVSDTSLIGADVPSITTGLRGLAYWQIEVTGPNRDLHSGTFGGAVANPANVLCKLIGDVTGPDGKIRFPGFYDDVEEASKEERELVASIPFDEDEYKKSLGIKNIFGEEGYSTIERTGYRPSFDVCGLWSGYQGEGAKTVIPSKAYAKISSRLVPHQDYKKIGQLVVDYFNKVAPDTVSVKIEMLHGGYGYVCPIDFPAYKAAERGFEAVFGKRPLPVRIGGSIPIISTFEKLLGTKSVLMGFGLESNAIHSPNENMPVDLWKKGIEAVVNFHLEYDKEA; encoded by the coding sequence ATGATAAAGAAATATGTAGAAGAAAACGAGGCGAGAATGCTCGAAGAGCTTTTCAGCCTGATACGCATTCCAAGCGTAAGTGCACAACCAGACCATAAGGAAGATATGGTACGCTGTGCCGAAAGATGGAAGGAACTGCTTTTGGAAGCTGGTGTAGACAAAGCAGAAGTGATGCCTTCAAAGGGCAATCCTATGGTTTATGCAGAAAGAATAGTAGACCCAAATGCCAAGACGGTTTTGGTTTACGGCCACTACGACGTGATGCCAGCTGAACCATTCGAGCTTTGGAAGACCGAGCCATTCGAGCCAGTTGTCAAAGACGGACACATCTGGGCGCGTGGTGCTGACGACGATAAAGGACAGTCGTTCATTCAGGCTAAGGCATTTGAATACATCAACAAGCACGACTTGTTGAAACACAATATGAAGTTCATCTTCGAAGGCGAAGAGGAAATCGGCTCAAGCAGCCTCGGTCCGTTCATCGAAGAGCACAAAGAGCTATTGAAGTGCGACGTTATTCTCGTATCAGATACATCGCTTATTGGTGCTGACGTGCCTTCTATTACAACAGGTTTGCGCGGTTTGGCTTATTGGCAGATTGAAGTTACCGGTCCAAATCGCGACCTTCACTCTGGTACATTCGGCGGTGCAGTGGCTAACCCTGCGAACGTTCTGTGCAAGTTGATAGGCGATGTAACAGGTCCTGACGGCAAAATACGCTTCCCAGGATTCTACGACGATGTTGAAGAGGCATCAAAAGAAGAGCGCGAACTTGTTGCTTCTATACCTTTCGATGAAGATGAATACAAGAAATCGCTCGGCATAAAGAATATATTTGGCGAAGAAGGCTACAGCACAATCGAGCGTACAGGCTACCGTCCATCGTTCGACGTATGCGGACTTTGGAGTGGTTATCAGGGCGAAGGTGCAAAAACCGTAATTCCTTCAAAGGCATATGCAAAGATATCTTCACGCCTTGTGCCACATCAGGACTACAAGAAGATTGGTCAGCTGGTTGTAGACTACTTCAACAAGGTAGCTCCCGATACCGTTAGCGTGAAGATAGAAATGCTTCACGGTGGTTATGGCTACGTTTGTCCTATCGACTTCCCTGCTTATAAAGCTGCTGAACGTGGTTTTGAGGCTGTCTTTGGCAAGCGTCCATTGCCAGTTCGCATAGGTGGTAGTATTCCTATCATCTCTACATTCGAGAAGTTGCTCGGCACAAAGAGTGTGCTCATGGGCTTCGGTTTGGAGTCAAACGCAATCCACTCTCCAAACGAAAATATGCCAGTAGACCTTTGGAAGAAAGGCATAGAAGCTGTTGTCAATTTCCATTTGGAATACGATAAGGAAGCGTAA